Proteins from a single region of Chloroflexota bacterium:
- the gltX gene encoding glutamate--tRNA ligase yields the protein MGNSVRLRIAPSPTGNLHVGNARTALFNYLYARQTGGVFILRIDDTDAKRSTEADIEGVLSSFRWLGLDWDEGFAAGGEFGPYRQSERLPLYQGFTEKLLENGKAYRCWCTPEELDSLRKQAQRERRPFRYPQTCLHLSAAERAARERSGDSSVVRFHSPHEGTVEFVDLVRGEMKVAAEELDDLVIVRADGMPTYNFASVIDDSLMHISHVIRGADHLYNTHRQIPIARALGFDLPAYAHLPLLTNPDRTKLGKRSGAVLVGDYAKLGYLPEAVLNFLALLGWNPGDTQEVFSLSELAAAFSLERVNKANAVFELQKLIWLNGVYIRSLAIQDLTERSVPFLADAGLIEPDNVDMDYLREAVGLEQERLKNLAEAPSILDFFFAENVAPDPKSLIAKKQTPTASLGALKRVLEGLELLEKWDHEPIESCLRGLATELGWKAGQLFMPIRVAITGKTATPPLFETMVVLGRQRTLKRIDSAIGTLAATIGECA from the coding sequence ATGGGAAATTCAGTCCGCTTACGCATCGCGCCCAGTCCTACCGGTAATCTCCATGTTGGCAATGCCCGCACGGCACTGTTTAACTACCTTTACGCCCGCCAAACCGGTGGGGTCTTTATACTCCGCATCGATGACACCGATGCCAAGCGCTCCACGGAAGCGGATATCGAGGGCGTGCTGTCTAGTTTCCGCTGGTTGGGCCTTGACTGGGACGAAGGATTTGCCGCGGGCGGTGAATTTGGGCCTTACCGCCAGAGTGAGCGACTCCCACTCTACCAAGGCTTTACTGAAAAGCTCTTGGAAAACGGCAAGGCATACCGTTGCTGGTGCACTCCGGAAGAGCTTGACAGTCTGCGCAAACAGGCGCAACGGGAGCGCCGCCCATTTCGATACCCCCAGACGTGCCTTCACCTTTCGGCTGCGGAGCGGGCGGCCCGGGAACGCTCTGGAGACTCGTCCGTCGTGCGGTTTCATTCTCCCCATGAGGGTACGGTCGAGTTTGTGGACCTTGTTCGCGGCGAAATGAAGGTTGCTGCCGAAGAGCTCGACGACCTGGTGATCGTGCGCGCCGACGGTATGCCGACGTACAATTTTGCGTCGGTTATTGACGACAGCCTTATGCACATTTCCCACGTTATCCGCGGGGCCGACCATCTTTACAATACGCATCGCCAGATTCCAATTGCCCGTGCCCTCGGATTTGATTTGCCGGCGTACGCGCACCTTCCTCTATTGACCAATCCCGACCGCACGAAACTGGGGAAGCGCTCCGGGGCAGTGCTTGTAGGCGACTACGCGAAACTAGGGTACCTGCCCGAGGCAGTATTAAATTTCTTGGCGTTGCTGGGCTGGAACCCAGGCGATACTCAGGAAGTGTTTAGTCTGAGCGAGCTTGCTGCAGCCTTTAGCCTGGAGCGGGTGAATAAAGCTAACGCAGTATTTGAACTCCAAAAGCTCATTTGGCTCAATGGCGTCTATATCCGAAGTCTGGCGATACAAGATCTGACTGAACGCAGTGTCCCGTTCTTGGCGGATGCGGGGTTAATCGAACCGGATAACGTCGATATGGACTATCTCCGCGAGGCTGTCGGACTTGAGCAAGAGCGCTTGAAGAATCTGGCGGAAGCACCTTCAATCCTTGATTTCTTCTTCGCGGAAAACGTGGCCCCGGATCCAAAATCTCTCATCGCCAAGAAGCAGACACCCACGGCCTCGCTTGGTGCGTTGAAGCGCGTACTTGAAGGGCTTGAGTTACTTGAGAAATGGGACCATGAGCCAATTGAATCGTGCTTGCGCGGCCTGGCAACCGAGTTGGGATGGAAGGCGGGTCAGCTCTTCATGCCAATTCGTGTGGCAATTACGGGCAAGACCGCCACGCCTCCGCTATTCGAGACGATGGTTGTGCTTGGTCGCCAAAGAACGCTTAAGAGGATAGACTCTGCAATCGGCACTCTTGCTGCGACCATTGGAGAGTGCGCGTGA
- a CDS encoding carbon-nitrogen hydrolase family protein, whose product MFSSIKVAAISLRPKKWDKPANAAKMERLIRTAAAESPDVIVTIEGAFEGYVVYDVIEGRKSADEMLEIAEPLDGQYVARFRQLAGLLRVCLCFGFAERVGNEIYNTVVFIDHTGEICGSYHKSQFAEGTHSSWNFNRIGKRLRAFDTPFGRAGVLICNDRWNPLIARAIVLDGAQILYIPTYGNTSKAQNQAVLARARENGVPIVQANVGQNLAVNKGEMVAYQRGFDKITHATVDIPAAPSTTAARSLEQEYLTLQGPEMQRRYRETMAKLKEARVE is encoded by the coding sequence ATGTTCTCGTCAATCAAGGTGGCAGCAATATCACTGCGGCCGAAGAAGTGGGATAAGCCCGCCAACGCCGCAAAGATGGAACGGCTGATTCGCACAGCGGCCGCAGAGAGTCCTGATGTCATCGTGACGATCGAGGGAGCCTTCGAGGGTTACGTTGTCTATGACGTCATTGAAGGCAGGAAATCGGCCGACGAGATGTTGGAGATTGCTGAACCATTGGATGGTCAGTATGTTGCGCGTTTTCGGCAGTTGGCGGGATTACTTCGTGTGTGTCTCTGCTTTGGCTTCGCCGAACGAGTAGGCAACGAGATTTACAACACGGTGGTATTCATCGATCATACGGGGGAGATTTGCGGTTCCTACCATAAGAGCCAGTTCGCGGAGGGCACGCATTCCTCGTGGAATTTCAACCGGATAGGCAAGAGGCTGCGCGCGTTCGATACACCGTTTGGCCGCGCTGGAGTGCTCATATGCAACGATCGGTGGAATCCCTTGATTGCGCGCGCAATCGTTCTCGACGGAGCGCAAATCCTTTACATTCCTACCTATGGGAACACTAGCAAGGCGCAAAACCAGGCGGTTCTGGCTCGGGCGCGCGAGAACGGCGTGCCCATCGTTCAGGCCAACGTAGGGCAGAATCTCGCAGTCAACAAAGGGGAGATGGTCGCGTATCAGCGCGGGTTCGATAAGATCACGCACGCGACGGTGGATATACCGGCTGCCCCGTCGACTACAGCGGCCCGGTCCCTCGAGCAAGAATATCTCACGCTCCAAGGTCCTGAAATGCAACGGCGGTACCGGGAAACGATGGCAAAACTCAAGGAAGCCAGAGTGGAATAG
- a CDS encoding Rid family detoxifying hydrolase, with amino-acid sequence MRVDRLYSPKGPRPAGTYSQAVRAGNLLFIAGQGPLDPQSGEIEGETLAEQCQITLQNIKNIVEGHGGDIRNVVKVNVYLADMDGFAEMDSVYKTFFGEYPPARTTVGVQMNDILIEVEATAVLDD; translated from the coding sequence ATGCGTGTCGATCGATTGTATAGCCCGAAAGGGCCGCGACCTGCCGGCACATACTCACAAGCAGTGCGCGCGGGCAATTTGCTTTTCATAGCAGGCCAGGGGCCACTCGATCCTCAAAGCGGGGAAATCGAGGGCGAGACTCTTGCCGAGCAGTGTCAAATCACCTTGCAGAACATCAAGAATATCGTAGAGGGTCACGGCGGTGACATTCGCAACGTGGTCAAGGTCAACGTCTATCTTGCTGATATGGATGGCTTCGCGGAGATGGATAGCGTTTACAAGACCTTTTTCGGCGAGTATCCTCCTGCCCGCACGACCGTGGGCGTGCAAATGAACGATATCCTGATAGAGGTGGAAGCCACTGCAGTCCTCGATGATTAG
- a CDS encoding rod shape-determining protein, which yields MPLSSWRSSILGPFSSFLGLFSQDLGIDLGTANMLVYAKDRGVIVSEPSVVAMDMRTKRVLAVGAEAKRMVGRTPASIVAVRPLKDGVIADFETVETMLRYFIDRVHTSFQLVPRPRVIVGIPSGVTEVEKRAVQDAAINAGAREAYLIEEPMAAAIGAGLPVDEPAGNMIVDIGGGTTEVAVVSLGGIVVSRSVRVAGDEVDQTIIDYARQAYDLLIGERTAEETKIAVGSAYPLPDEQDKVYEMRGRDMLSGLPKTVTVTQAEMREAIAGPVSDIIEAVKVSVEETPPELLGDVVDRGIVLTGGGALLGGIDSRISEETLVPVVIAENALTCVALGTGACLDDIESYQKLFVSDSREYAHVTS from the coding sequence ATGCCGCTCTCTTCTTGGCGTTCAAGCATACTAGGTCCCTTTAGTTCGTTCCTTGGTCTATTTTCTCAAGACCTGGGAATCGATTTGGGCACGGCAAACATGCTGGTGTATGCCAAGGATAGGGGTGTCATCGTTTCCGAGCCCTCAGTGGTTGCGATGGACATGCGGACGAAGCGAGTGCTCGCCGTCGGCGCGGAAGCGAAACGGATGGTTGGGCGTACGCCGGCAAGCATCGTTGCGGTACGTCCTCTCAAGGACGGGGTCATTGCTGACTTCGAAACTGTTGAGACAATGCTCCGATACTTCATCGACCGCGTGCATACTAGCTTTCAATTGGTCCCCCGACCTCGCGTAATTGTTGGCATACCAAGTGGTGTGACCGAGGTGGAAAAGCGCGCTGTCCAGGATGCCGCTATCAACGCGGGTGCGCGCGAGGCCTATTTGATCGAGGAACCAATGGCTGCGGCTATTGGCGCGGGCCTGCCGGTAGATGAACCGGCCGGCAACATGATTGTCGACATAGGTGGAGGAACCACTGAAGTGGCGGTCGTATCCTTGGGCGGTATCGTGGTGAGCCGCTCTGTGCGCGTCGCTGGTGATGAAGTGGACCAGACTATAATCGACTATGCCCGTCAGGCCTACGATCTTCTCATTGGTGAACGCACTGCAGAGGAGACCAAGATTGCTGTGGGGTCAGCCTATCCGTTGCCGGATGAACAGGACAAGGTGTACGAGATGCGGGGCCGAGACATGCTGTCGGGCCTCCCGAAGACGGTCACGGTGACGCAAGCGGAAATGCGTGAAGCGATCGCGGGCCCAGTGAGCGATATTATCGAAGCAGTGAAAGTATCGGTTGAGGAAACTCCCCCTGAGCTTCTTGGCGATGTCGTGGATCGGGGAATTGTGCTCACTGGCGGTGGAGCGCTTTTAGGCGGGATAGACAGCCGGATCTCTGAAGAAACGCTTGTTCCGGTGGTCATTGCGGAAAACGCCCTTACCTGCGTAGCGCTGGGAACGGGAGCGTGCCTCGACGATATCGAGTCTTACCAGAAGCTCTTCGTTTCCGATTCACGTGAGTACGCGCATGTAACCTCTTGA
- the mreC gene encoding rod shape-determining protein MreC, translating into MRDFNVQPQALALRLALLVIAAVLLVFLSRQGWLRPVENAVSFVAVPVQRALDSTTGAAAYVLGSFQETRNLREENAALRRDVENLFQEVVSLRGAKIENRTLREQLGYVQTTSEWDLLPAQVVGRDPTNLLDSIIIDRGSNGGLERGMVVVTHLGVVGKVTSVTSHWSKVQLITSPSMAVNAVVQGGPRRAFGIVYGTPDGLQMRYILQTEELSEHDLIVTSGVGGGYPKDFVLGKVVNVQQEDYEVFQTAVIEPYVDFSQLEYVMVVANFVPLPLEERDITGPNL; encoded by the coding sequence ATGCGTGACTTCAACGTTCAGCCGCAAGCACTGGCTCTACGGCTTGCGCTCCTAGTCATTGCCGCGGTATTGCTCGTCTTCCTTTCCCGACAGGGCTGGCTTCGCCCTGTGGAAAATGCCGTATCATTCGTTGCTGTGCCAGTTCAGCGTGCCCTCGACAGCACTACCGGCGCGGCTGCCTATGTCTTAGGTTCGTTCCAAGAGACGCGTAACCTCCGTGAGGAGAATGCCGCACTCCGTCGTGATGTGGAGAACCTCTTTCAGGAAGTCGTAAGTCTCCGCGGTGCAAAGATTGAAAACCGCACATTGCGCGAGCAACTGGGATATGTGCAAACGACTTCTGAGTGGGACTTGCTACCTGCCCAGGTCGTTGGGAGAGACCCGACCAACCTATTGGATTCCATCATTATCGATCGCGGAAGCAATGGTGGGCTGGAGAGAGGTATGGTCGTGGTGACCCATCTCGGAGTCGTGGGCAAAGTCACCAGTGTCACATCGCATTGGTCAAAGGTTCAGCTCATTACAAGCCCTTCAATGGCGGTGAATGCTGTTGTTCAGGGCGGCCCTCGCCGAGCCTTCGGCATTGTTTACGGCACACCCGACGGACTGCAAATGCGATATATCTTGCAGACCGAGGAGCTTAGCGAGCACGATCTTATCGTGACAAGTGGTGTGGGCGGTGGCTATCCGAAAGACTTTGTATTGGGCAAAGTCGTAAACGTGCAGCAAGAGGACTATGAAGTCTTCCAAACTGCAGTAATCGAACCGTATGTGGATTTCTCGCAGTTGGAATATGTGATGGTGGTAGCGAATTTCGTGCCGCTGCCGCTGGAGGAGAGAGACATCACGGGGCCCAATTTATGA
- the mreD gene encoding rod shape-determining protein MreD: protein MNDVSRPAIVILMLVAAVVQTSVVWHFPLFGIVWLPMLQIVTFLALWYGPAGGAGWGFVGGLLLDVFSDAHWGLSALALTIAGFVGGFAISVVQPNRAVLAAVTAIWVIAVYFVLLGALLITFDHRFSFRDMLLEMALPTAILNALFAPLVVFVGFRFLEVASGSPGIRRR, encoded by the coding sequence ATGAATGACGTTTCACGTCCTGCCATCGTTATTTTGATGCTGGTGGCTGCCGTGGTGCAAACAAGCGTCGTGTGGCATTTTCCGCTGTTTGGCATTGTTTGGCTGCCCATGCTGCAAATTGTGACCTTCTTAGCACTTTGGTATGGCCCGGCAGGCGGCGCTGGTTGGGGTTTCGTAGGAGGGTTGCTCCTGGATGTCTTTTCCGATGCGCATTGGGGATTGAGTGCCCTTGCACTGACAATTGCGGGCTTCGTGGGAGGATTCGCGATCAGCGTCGTTCAACCAAACCGAGCAGTGCTGGCGGCAGTCACGGCAATTTGGGTAATTGCGGTCTATTTTGTCCTACTTGGCGCTCTGTTAATTACATTCGACCATAGATTTTCGTTTCGCGATATGCTCTTGGAGATGGCGTTGCCAACGGCGATACTCAACGCGCTCTTTGCTCCATTGGTAGTCTTCGTTGGATTTCGCTTTCTCGAAGTGGCCTCAGGGAGTCCGGGTATCAGGAGGCGATAG
- the mrdA gene encoding penicillin-binding protein 2, whose product MAEEKRLLTRREAIRFYLLRIVLLGSFLALVARLWYIQIVRGPEYRNQAENNRLRVLSVKPFRGVIYDWNGQRVAINAPSFSVEARMIDLPRDETENVARRLARLLDMPAPTILELMAEGSSNPYQQTVLKRDVPRHVALVIEEENPYLPGISAVSRPIRKYADGDSVGHVLGYVGPIPHERREFYLNRGYERDDQVGIAGIESIYETELNGEKGQRNVEVNAYGRTVRVLRESPSQPGNNIVLGMDLDLQEAVTEMLHEGLVESGAPSGAVVALDVASGAVRALVSLPGFDNNLFARSISQDDYQRLANDPSRPLVNQTIAGLYPPASTFKLVSLAHWLENYNLDLEMRFECRGGLTLPGGWEFGCWKRSGHGFVNAYEALVRSCDVFFYTLVGGSPYTEFGGIGPEALAQAATSCGFGQVTGIDLPGELEGLMPTPERKQRIKNEPWFQGDSYNSAIGQGDVLSTPLQLANFTAAIANGGKLMYPRMAAEIQDANGEQVQPITRRLAHNLPYSAEVLALIRNAMRDVVVRGTAIRIASNPYGIAGKTGTAEYPGPRDENGYLPTHALFTGFAPFDVPEIAFAVVLYGAGEGSEFAAPIADKLTRFYFESAGKAQQ is encoded by the coding sequence GTGGCCGAGGAGAAGAGATTACTGACACGGCGAGAGGCAATACGCTTCTATCTGCTCCGCATCGTTCTGTTGGGGTCATTTCTCGCGCTCGTCGCTCGGTTGTGGTACATCCAAATCGTTCGAGGGCCGGAGTATCGCAACCAGGCGGAGAACAACAGGCTACGTGTGCTCTCTGTCAAGCCATTTCGCGGCGTCATTTATGATTGGAACGGACAACGGGTAGCCATCAATGCGCCCAGCTTTAGCGTAGAGGCGCGTATGATCGACTTGCCGCGGGACGAGACGGAGAACGTGGCGAGACGTCTTGCAAGGCTTCTCGACATGCCGGCGCCTACAATCTTGGAATTGATGGCTGAAGGCTCATCGAATCCGTATCAGCAAACCGTCTTGAAACGTGACGTACCACGTCATGTTGCCCTCGTAATCGAGGAGGAGAACCCGTATCTTCCGGGCATCTCTGCCGTGAGCCGACCAATTCGCAAGTATGCTGATGGGGATAGCGTAGGTCACGTTCTCGGGTATGTCGGTCCAATTCCCCACGAGCGAAGAGAGTTTTACCTGAATCGGGGGTATGAGCGGGATGACCAGGTAGGCATTGCCGGGATAGAATCCATCTATGAGACAGAACTCAATGGTGAGAAGGGCCAGCGAAACGTTGAGGTGAATGCGTATGGCCGCACCGTACGCGTACTGCGTGAATCTCCTTCCCAACCCGGGAACAACATTGTGTTGGGAATGGACTTGGATCTCCAAGAAGCCGTCACTGAAATGCTCCATGAAGGGCTTGTCGAGTCAGGAGCGCCATCCGGCGCGGTTGTAGCCTTGGATGTCGCAAGTGGGGCAGTTCGGGCCCTGGTTAGCTTGCCGGGATTCGATAACAATCTGTTTGCCCGGTCAATATCACAAGATGACTACCAACGACTTGCCAACGATCCGTCGCGGCCTTTAGTCAATCAGACCATTGCCGGACTTTACCCGCCAGCCTCCACCTTTAAGCTTGTTAGTCTCGCGCATTGGCTGGAAAACTACAATCTAGACTTGGAAATGCGATTTGAGTGTCGGGGTGGGCTAACGCTTCCTGGCGGATGGGAATTTGGCTGCTGGAAACGCAGCGGACATGGCTTTGTCAACGCATATGAAGCCTTAGTCCGCTCTTGCGACGTTTTCTTCTACACCTTGGTCGGCGGGAGCCCCTATACGGAATTTGGAGGGATTGGGCCTGAGGCGCTCGCGCAAGCCGCCACCTCCTGTGGCTTTGGGCAAGTTACGGGCATTGATCTCCCAGGCGAGCTGGAAGGTCTCATGCCCACACCAGAGCGCAAACAGCGCATAAAGAATGAGCCTTGGTTCCAAGGCGACTCCTACAATTCCGCCATTGGACAGGGCGATGTCCTCAGCACGCCGCTGCAACTTGCGAATTTTACTGCGGCTATTGCAAATGGCGGCAAGTTGATGTACCCTAGAATGGCTGCTGAGATTCAGGACGCCAATGGCGAGCAGGTGCAGCCAATCACACGGCGGTTGGCTCACAATCTGCCTTATTCTGCAGAGGTGCTAGCCCTAATCCGAAATGCAATGCGTGACGTGGTGGTTCGCGGTACTGCAATCCGGATAGCTTCAAACCCGTACGGAATTGCCGGAAAGACCGGCACCGCAGAGTACCCCGGCCCCCGTGATGAGAACGGATACTTGCCGACACACGCACTTTTCACGGGATTTGCGCCATTTGACGTACCAGAGATTGCTTTTGCCGTGGTGCTTTACGGCGCAGGTGAGGGCTCTGAGTTCGCAGCCCCAATCGCAGATAAGTTGACCCGCTTCTACTTCGAGTCTGCCGGGAAGGCTCAGCAATAG
- the rodA gene encoding rod shape-determining protein RodA, whose product MIAVRKWKLYDYWLTIAAIVLGAVGIVLIRSATLIESGMSVDVIKQTAFLGMGIVILVISPRLNYRWLGSLAWIGYGASVLMLAAVLVAGVSIGGSQRWFIIGPFSLQPSELAKIALIVVLAHYFSAGPHRVEDIRYFFGSIVITAIPAFLVYREPDLGTTLMFLGIWGAMVFMAGVPFRYIIAMSVGLLCAVFLQLIRVKEYMWERVTTFLDPSADPFGAGYNVLQARISVGAGELWGRGLFQGSQTQLEYLRVQHKDFVFAVLAEELGFVGSMLVLGLFVVILMRASLIATSSRDHFGQNIAVGVTTFLFLQTFVNVGMIIGLLPVTGIPLPFLSYGGSALLATFLGIGLLQSIAVHSQVKTYAMPPVFQVPARARLRLLPWKTQPAEESRGS is encoded by the coding sequence ATGATTGCTGTACGCAAGTGGAAACTATACGACTACTGGCTGACAATTGCTGCAATTGTCCTAGGCGCTGTCGGCATAGTGCTCATTCGCAGCGCGACACTCATTGAGTCCGGGATGTCCGTGGACGTCATCAAGCAGACGGCGTTCTTGGGCATGGGCATCGTGATCTTAGTCATTTCCCCCAGGCTGAATTACCGCTGGCTCGGCAGCTTAGCTTGGATAGGCTATGGCGCATCCGTGCTAATGCTTGCCGCGGTGCTTGTTGCCGGTGTGTCCATTGGGGGTTCCCAGCGGTGGTTCATAATTGGACCCTTCTCCCTGCAGCCTTCCGAACTTGCAAAGATTGCCTTGATTGTGGTGCTTGCCCACTACTTTAGCGCTGGGCCGCACCGGGTTGAAGACATTCGCTATTTCTTCGGTTCTATAGTTATCACTGCTATTCCGGCTTTCTTGGTGTATAGAGAACCGGACCTTGGTACCACGCTGATGTTCCTCGGCATATGGGGGGCGATGGTATTTATGGCAGGGGTGCCGTTCCGGTACATCATCGCTATGTCCGTTGGTTTGCTGTGCGCAGTTTTCTTGCAGCTCATTCGCGTAAAAGAGTACATGTGGGAGCGCGTAACGACGTTCCTTGATCCTTCAGCGGACCCTTTTGGCGCCGGCTACAATGTGCTCCAAGCGCGCATAAGTGTTGGCGCCGGTGAGCTTTGGGGCCGGGGTCTGTTTCAGGGCTCGCAGACCCAGTTGGAGTACCTGCGCGTGCAACATAAGGACTTCGTTTTCGCTGTCCTGGCAGAAGAACTTGGATTCGTGGGCAGCATGCTCGTGCTTGGACTGTTTGTAGTGATTCTCATGCGCGCTTCGCTGATTGCCACAAGCTCACGCGACCACTTCGGCCAGAATATCGCCGTGGGAGTTACAACGTTTTTATTCCTACAGACGTTTGTCAACGTGGGAATGATAATTGGATTGCTGCCTGTTACCGGAATTCCGTTGCCTTTCCTCTCATACGGCGGCAGCGCCTTGTTAGCTACCTTCTTAGGCATTGGCTTATTGCAGAGCATCGCCGTCCACAGTCAGGTGAAGACGTACGCCATGCCCCCGGTCTTCCAGGTTCCGGCGCGGGCAAGGCTGCGGTTGCTGCCTTGGAAGACGCAGCCTGCTGAGGAGTCTCGGGGCTCCTAG
- a CDS encoding D-glycerate dehydrogenase has translation MQPKVYVTRRIPESGVKLLQQSCDVEIWDSDDVVPRDVFLKAVADKDAVLCLLTEKVDAETLDVAKNAKIFANMAVGFDNIDVAECTKRGIMASNTPGVLTDTTADFAFTLLMSAARRIRESHEFVQAGKWETWGPLLLMGQDIHHATLGLIGLGRIGTEMARRGQGFSMRVLYNDVVRREDLEQELGLEYAEFDTVLEESDFVSLHVPYLPATHHLISTEQLAKMKQSAVLINTARGPIVDPQALYTALKSGEIWAAGLDVTDPEPIPMDDPLLTLDNCLIAPHIASASFNTRSDMSELAANNILAAIAGDRPPTILNPEVIENS, from the coding sequence ATGCAGCCGAAAGTCTATGTCACGCGCCGGATACCGGAATCAGGAGTCAAGCTCCTCCAGCAGTCGTGCGACGTGGAGATCTGGGATAGCGATGACGTCGTGCCGCGCGATGTCTTCTTGAAGGCAGTTGCCGACAAAGACGCCGTGCTATGCTTGCTGACCGAGAAAGTGGATGCTGAAACTTTGGATGTGGCGAAGAACGCGAAGATTTTCGCCAACATGGCCGTGGGCTTTGACAACATCGATGTCGCGGAGTGCACGAAACGCGGCATCATGGCGAGCAATACTCCCGGCGTGCTCACCGACACGACGGCAGACTTTGCCTTCACGTTGCTCATGTCCGCAGCGCGACGCATTCGCGAGAGCCACGAGTTCGTTCAGGCCGGAAAATGGGAAACGTGGGGACCGCTCTTGCTCATGGGGCAAGACATCCACCACGCCACGCTTGGCTTGATTGGATTGGGACGGATCGGGACCGAGATGGCCCGACGCGGTCAGGGATTCTCGATGCGCGTGCTTTACAACGACGTCGTTCGACGAGAGGATCTTGAGCAGGAACTTGGTCTGGAATACGCCGAATTTGACACGGTGTTAGAGGAATCCGATTTTGTAAGTCTGCATGTCCCGTACCTACCTGCGACGCATCATCTTATCAGCACGGAACAGCTTGCGAAGATGAAACAATCAGCGGTGCTCATCAATACTGCCCGCGGTCCCATTGTTGATCCGCAGGCTCTGTACACCGCACTGAAGTCAGGCGAGATATGGGCGGCCGGGCTCGACGTTACGGATCCTGAGCCAATTCCTATGGACGATCCGCTTCTCACGCTGGACAATTGCCTGATCGCGCCGCATATTGCGAGTGCCAGCTTCAATACCCGTAGCGATATGTCTGAACTGGCAGCGAACAACATCTTGGCCGCAATTGCCGGCGATCGTCCTCCCACCATCCTCAATCCTGAGGTGATAGAGAATTCCTAA